The following coding sequences are from one Streptomyces sp. V3I7 window:
- a CDS encoding sensor histidine kinase KdpD yields MRDILLIALYAFLGAAVTGLAGAGALRLLRRRSLTASLAVVAAVGVFAMLAGTLAVAWAMFLSPHDLSVVTTVVAMAAAVSLATALLLGRWVVARSRELADAARSFGDGGAFTAPAGPATAELDALGRELAATSARLAESRERERALETSRRELVAWISHDLRTPLAGLRAMSEALEDGVAADPDRYLKQIRTEVERLNDMVGDLFELSRIHAGTLPLAPSRMSLYDLVGDALAGADPLARAHGVRLVGDHVAPVPVEVDGKEMSRVLGNLLVNAIRRTPADGTVAIAAERSPEGVVLSVSDGCGGIPEEDLPRVFDTGWRGTHARTPPAGAGLGLAIVRGIVEAHQGRATVRNIPGGCRFEVTLPAAAR; encoded by the coding sequence GTGCGCGACATCCTGCTGATCGCCCTCTACGCCTTCCTCGGCGCCGCCGTCACCGGGCTCGCCGGCGCGGGCGCGCTGCGGCTGCTGCGCCGCCGCTCGCTCACCGCGTCCCTCGCCGTGGTGGCCGCCGTCGGGGTGTTCGCGATGCTCGCGGGCACGCTCGCCGTGGCGTGGGCGATGTTCTTGTCGCCGCACGATCTGTCCGTCGTCACGACCGTCGTCGCGATGGCGGCCGCCGTCTCCCTGGCCACCGCGCTGCTGCTGGGCCGCTGGGTGGTCGCCCGTAGCCGTGAACTGGCCGACGCGGCCCGCTCGTTCGGCGACGGCGGCGCCTTCACGGCCCCGGCCGGTCCGGCCACCGCCGAACTGGACGCGCTCGGCCGGGAACTGGCGGCGACCAGCGCCCGGCTCGCCGAATCCCGGGAGCGGGAGCGCGCGTTGGAGACCTCCCGGCGCGAGCTGGTCGCCTGGATCTCCCACGACCTGCGCACCCCGCTCGCCGGTCTGCGCGCCATGTCGGAGGCGCTGGAGGACGGCGTCGCCGCCGACCCCGACCGCTATCTGAAGCAGATCCGCACCGAGGTCGAGCGCCTCAACGACATGGTCGGCGACCTCTTCGAACTCTCCCGCATCCACGCCGGCACGCTTCCCCTGGCCCCTTCCCGGATGTCGCTGTACGACCTGGTCGGCGACGCCCTCGCGGGCGCGGACCCGCTCGCCCGCGCGCACGGTGTCCGGCTGGTGGGCGACCACGTGGCACCGGTCCCGGTGGAGGTCGACGGCAAGGAGATGAGCCGGGTCCTGGGCAACCTGCTGGTCAACGCGATCCGCCGGACCCCTGCCGACGGCACGGTCGCCATCGCCGCCGAACGCTCGCCCGAGGGCGTGGTGCTGTCGGTCTCCGATGGCTGCGGCGGCATCCCCGAGGAGGACCTGCCGCGCGTCTTCGACACCGGCTGGCGCGGCACGCACGCCCGTACCCCACCGGCGGGCGCGGGCCTCGGCCTCGCCATCGTCCGGGGCATCGTGGAGGCCCATCAGGGCCGTGCCACCGTACGCAACATCCCCGGCGGCTGCCGCTTCGAGGTGACGCTGCCCGCCGCCGCAAGGTGA
- a CDS encoding oxygenase MpaB family protein — protein sequence MAGVREVDEELLDLIGRRMYERDEPGADLVRAMRRGGAPGTERVTMAQFNKALEEGVQAVPDAPPALVRFFAMVDDVPPWVDFELIERGAAVFRRFGRTANDVLLQLSLIGGYRFGGPAELLVATGGLSGATAMRRLGETETWAHALAQPGAMRRDGAGFRLTVHVRVMHALVNDRFENNGRWDAGEWGLPVNQSDQAGTLGLFNSTLLLGARVLGWYVSAEDSRAVMHLWKYVGWLLGVNEDWLFDTEREQNAFNYHILLAQDGQTAAGGDLSRAIVDGERRLRRGRLSSVRSAYARARLLSMLRYFLGRESLEDLRLPVTLPWAVPPVVAKNLVASLLLARSEPGRRRLERASAKFRQRRGAMLFDGDRHQVGALPL from the coding sequence GTGGCCGGCGTCCGAGAGGTCGACGAGGAGCTGCTCGATCTGATCGGGCGGCGTATGTACGAGCGCGACGAGCCCGGGGCGGATCTCGTGCGCGCCATGCGCCGAGGCGGCGCCCCCGGCACCGAGCGGGTCACCATGGCCCAGTTCAACAAGGCGCTGGAGGAGGGCGTCCAGGCGGTGCCCGACGCCCCGCCCGCGCTCGTACGGTTCTTCGCCATGGTCGACGACGTCCCCCCGTGGGTCGACTTCGAGCTGATCGAGCGGGGCGCCGCCGTGTTCCGCCGGTTCGGGCGCACCGCGAACGACGTCCTGTTGCAACTGTCGTTGATCGGCGGCTATCGGTTCGGCGGACCCGCCGAGCTGCTCGTCGCCACGGGCGGACTGTCGGGGGCGACCGCCATGCGGCGGCTCGGGGAGACGGAGACCTGGGCCCACGCCCTCGCGCAGCCCGGAGCGATGCGGCGGGACGGAGCGGGGTTCCGACTCACCGTTCACGTACGGGTGATGCACGCGCTCGTCAACGACCGGTTCGAGAACAACGGGCGTTGGGACGCCGGCGAGTGGGGCCTGCCCGTCAACCAGTCCGACCAGGCGGGCACGCTGGGCCTGTTCAACAGCACGCTCCTGCTCGGGGCCCGCGTCCTCGGCTGGTACGTGAGCGCCGAGGACTCCCGCGCGGTGATGCACCTGTGGAAGTACGTCGGCTGGCTCCTCGGGGTCAACGAGGACTGGCTCTTCGACACCGAACGCGAGCAGAACGCGTTCAACTACCACATCCTGCTGGCCCAGGACGGACAGACGGCCGCGGGAGGCGACCTGTCCAGGGCGATCGTCGACGGCGAACGGCGCCTGCGTCGCGGCAGGTTGAGCTCGGTGCGTTCGGCCTACGCACGGGCGCGCCTGCTCAGCATGCTGAGGTACTTCCTGGGCCGGGAGAGCCTCGAAGACCTCCGACTTCCCGTGACCCTCCCCTGGGCGGTGCCGCCCGTCGTCGCGAAGAACCTCGTCGCGTCCCTGCTGCTCGCCCGCTCCGAACCCGGACGCCGCCGACTCGAACGCGCCTCCGCGAAGTTCAGGCAGAGGCGCGGCGCGATGCTGTTCGACGGCGACCGCCACCAGGTCGGTGCCTTGCCGCTCTAG
- a CDS encoding DedA family protein, translating into MLQALNPLDATSLLTTLGTAGVFLVLFAETGLMVGFFLPGDSLLFTAGLLCATTRNGVHFSLPAVLAAAAAGALLGAQAGYLLGRRAGRALLARTRGRRLADGVARAEELLSRYGHGKAIVLARFVPVVRTVLNPLAGIVGVPTRTFALWQAVGGLAWTAGLVLGGYALGSSIPNVDRYLLPLIAVVVAVSLLPLALLRSRRRTRTTARPTPGSAK; encoded by the coding sequence CTCGGCACCGCGGGTGTGTTCCTGGTGCTGTTCGCCGAGACCGGGCTGATGGTCGGCTTCTTCCTGCCCGGTGACTCGCTGCTGTTCACGGCCGGTCTGCTGTGCGCGACCACGCGGAACGGCGTGCACTTCTCACTGCCCGCCGTGCTGGCCGCCGCCGCGGCCGGAGCGCTGCTCGGTGCCCAGGCCGGCTATCTGCTCGGCCGCCGCGCCGGCCGAGCCCTCCTGGCCCGCACCCGCGGCCGCCGCCTGGCGGACGGCGTGGCGCGGGCCGAGGAACTGCTGAGCCGGTACGGCCACGGCAAGGCGATCGTGCTCGCCCGGTTCGTTCCCGTGGTGCGCACCGTGCTCAACCCGCTCGCCGGCATCGTGGGCGTCCCCACCCGCACCTTCGCGCTGTGGCAGGCCGTCGGCGGGCTGGCGTGGACGGCGGGCCTGGTCCTGGGCGGCTACGCCCTCGGGTCGAGCATCCCGAACGTCGACCGCTATCTGCTGCCCCTGATCGCGGTGGTCGTCGCGGTCTCGCTGCTGCCACTGGCCCTGCTCCGGTCCCGCCGCCGTACCCGCACCACCGCGCGGCCGACCCCGGGGAGCGCCAAGTGA
- a CDS encoding glycosyltransferase family 2 protein, protein MKAVTKPPSPPPPPDVDVVLPCLNEAEALPWVLSRVPAGWRAIVVDNGSTDGSADVARSLGATVVHEPRRGFGAACHAGLTAAGADVVCFCDCDASLDPALLVPFVREVRAGAADLVLGRRRPQRRGTWPAHARAGNLVLARMLRRRTGLRLHDLGPLRAARREALLSLGLTDRRSGYPLQMVVRAADANWHVTEHDVPYLPRTGASKVTGTWRGTWQAVRDMSRVLAEAPVRQGAPR, encoded by the coding sequence GTGAAAGCCGTGACCAAGCCACCTTCACCGCCCCCGCCACCGGACGTCGACGTCGTGCTGCCCTGCCTGAACGAGGCCGAGGCCCTCCCCTGGGTCCTGTCCCGCGTTCCGGCCGGGTGGCGGGCGATCGTCGTGGACAACGGCTCCACCGACGGCTCCGCGGACGTCGCCCGCTCGCTCGGCGCGACCGTCGTCCACGAGCCGCGTCGGGGGTTCGGTGCCGCCTGCCACGCGGGACTGACCGCCGCCGGCGCCGACGTCGTCTGCTTCTGCGACTGCGACGCCTCCCTCGACCCGGCCCTCCTCGTGCCCTTCGTGCGGGAGGTCCGGGCCGGCGCGGCCGACCTGGTGCTCGGCCGGCGGCGTCCGCAGCGCCGGGGCACCTGGCCCGCACACGCCCGGGCCGGCAATCTGGTGCTCGCCCGGATGCTGCGCCGCCGCACCGGCCTGCGGCTGCACGACCTCGGCCCGCTGCGCGCCGCCCGCCGCGAGGCCCTGCTCTCCCTCGGTCTCACCGACCGGCGCAGCGGGTACCCGTTGCAGATGGTCGTGCGCGCGGCCGACGCGAACTGGCACGTCACCGAGCATGACGTGCCGTATCTGCCCCGCACCGGCGCCTCCAAGGTCACCGGCACCTGGCGCGGCACCTGGCAGGCGGTACGGGACATGAGCCGCGTCCTGGCCGAGGCCCCCGTACGGCAAGGAGCCCCCCGATGA
- a CDS encoding bifunctional 2-polyprenyl-6-hydroxyphenol methylase/3-demethylubiquinol 3-O-methyltransferase UbiG encodes MSAARGAPGLTERAAPAWTGSGPYAAALHAGHGPLFLRRADGWLLPLEVERWCATADAVDGEVLDRCEGAVLDVGCGPGRLVAELAARGRTVLGIDVSEAAVAHTVRRAATVRTPHPGPFRDEPALRRSVFDPLPGEGRWDTVLLMDGNIGIGGDPRALLDRAAALLAPGGLLIAETAPADVDEHVQVQVVDVTGVHDTGRPFSWARLGTPALLRHARRAGWRAVAHWSAGGRRFVALRSRRSRRASSSAEPPKSTAVISSQWVRNGAADRPAPNR; translated from the coding sequence ATGAGCGCCGCGCGGGGTGCACCCGGCCTCACGGAGCGTGCCGCCCCCGCCTGGACCGGTTCCGGTCCGTACGCCGCCGCCCTGCACGCCGGCCACGGCCCGCTGTTCCTGCGCCGTGCCGACGGCTGGCTGCTGCCACTGGAGGTGGAGCGCTGGTGCGCCACGGCCGACGCGGTGGACGGGGAGGTGCTGGACCGCTGCGAGGGTGCCGTACTCGACGTGGGGTGCGGGCCGGGGCGACTGGTGGCGGAGCTCGCCGCGCGTGGCCGGACCGTCCTCGGTATCGACGTGAGCGAGGCGGCGGTCGCCCACACGGTACGACGCGCCGCCACCGTACGGACCCCGCACCCCGGACCGTTCCGGGACGAACCGGCGCTCCGGCGCTCCGTGTTCGACCCGCTGCCCGGCGAGGGCCGATGGGACACCGTCCTGCTCATGGACGGCAACATCGGCATCGGCGGCGACCCGCGCGCCCTGCTGGACCGGGCCGCCGCGCTCCTCGCCCCAGGCGGTCTGCTGATCGCCGAGACCGCACCGGCGGACGTGGACGAGCACGTCCAGGTGCAGGTCGTCGACGTCACCGGCGTCCACGACACCGGGCGGCCGTTCTCCTGGGCCCGGCTGGGCACCCCGGCGCTGCTGCGGCACGCGCGCAGGGCAGGCTGGCGGGCCGTCGCTCACTGGTCGGCCGGCGGCCGTCGCTTCGTCGCCCTGCGCAGCCGCCGCAGCCGCCGCGCCAGCAGCAGTGCCGAGCCGCCGAAGAGCACGGCGGTGATCAGCAGCCAGTGGGTGAGGAACGGCGCCGCCGACAGGCCGGCACCCAACCGGTAA
- a CDS encoding TetR/AcrR family transcriptional regulator yields the protein MTTGAQHPARRTPQQDRSRAMVDRILTAGREILLERGYERTSTSRIAKRAGISPGSLYQYFPDKEAILAQVLDRYVEQVHRRITDAFMANLTAADPVRRTIASLLDALEVEAPLLRVVYEQLPRTINRQRADFVRRVEDLVATALLFQDTPTTRPTAPIAWILVRTIEAVTVGYVLDPSPISRDTVIDELTRLVTGYVGQGASSA from the coding sequence ATGACCACCGGCGCACAGCATCCGGCAAGACGTACTCCCCAGCAGGACCGCTCCCGCGCCATGGTCGATCGCATCCTCACGGCCGGCCGCGAGATCCTCCTGGAACGCGGCTACGAGCGCACGAGCACCAGCCGCATCGCCAAGAGGGCCGGAATCAGCCCGGGTTCGCTCTACCAGTACTTCCCGGACAAGGAGGCAATCCTGGCGCAGGTGCTCGACCGCTACGTCGAACAGGTGCACCGTCGCATCACCGACGCGTTCATGGCCAACCTCACCGCCGCCGACCCGGTCCGCCGGACGATCGCCTCCCTGCTGGACGCGCTGGAGGTCGAGGCCCCGCTGCTGCGCGTGGTGTACGAGCAGCTCCCGCGCACCATCAACCGCCAACGCGCCGACTTCGTACGCCGCGTCGAGGACCTCGTCGCCACCGCCCTCCTCTTCCAGGACACCCCCACCACCCGCCCGACGGCCCCGATCGCCTGGATCCTGGTCCGCACCATCGAGGCGGTGACGGTCGGCTACGTCCTGGACCCCTCACCGATCAGCCGCGACACGGTCATCGACGAACTGACGCGGCTCGTGACGGGGTACGTCGGGCAAGGGGCGTCGTCAGCGTGA
- a CDS encoding DUF2064 domain-containing protein, producing the protein MTTLLVIAKEPRPGRVKTRLTPPFTPEEAAALAEASLADTLHTVARTPADRRVLVLDGSPGPWLPPGFDVVPQCAGGLDARLADAFAGCTGPALLIGMDTPQVTPELLTVDFADCDACVGPAEDGGFWAVGMARPDPGLLRGVPMSLPVTGALQRERLVAAGLRVRELPRLRDVDTAADARAVAGLAPQTRFAARLARFTTVTGR; encoded by the coding sequence ATGACCACCCTTCTCGTCATCGCCAAGGAGCCCCGCCCGGGCCGGGTCAAGACCCGGCTGACACCGCCGTTCACGCCCGAGGAGGCGGCGGCGCTGGCCGAGGCGTCCCTCGCCGACACCCTGCACACGGTGGCGCGCACCCCGGCCGACCGGCGTGTGCTCGTCCTCGACGGCTCTCCGGGCCCCTGGCTGCCGCCCGGCTTCGACGTCGTGCCGCAGTGCGCGGGCGGACTGGACGCGCGGCTGGCGGACGCCTTCGCCGGGTGCACGGGCCCCGCCCTGCTGATCGGCATGGACACTCCTCAGGTGACGCCGGAGCTGCTCACGGTGGACTTCGCCGACTGCGACGCGTGCGTCGGCCCGGCGGAGGACGGCGGTTTCTGGGCGGTGGGCATGGCCCGGCCCGACCCCGGTCTGCTGCGCGGCGTGCCGATGTCCCTGCCGGTGACGGGCGCGCTCCAACGGGAACGGCTGGTCGCGGCGGGACTGCGGGTGCGCGAGCTGCCCCGGCTGCGGGACGTCGACACGGCCGCCGACGCGCGGGCCGTCGCCGGCCTGGCCCCGCAGACCCGGTTCGCCGCGCGACTGGCCCGGTTCACCACGGTGACCGGCCGATGA
- a CDS encoding response regulator transcription factor: MQQQPYERPGIPAARQGARVLVVDDDPTVAEVVAGYLDRAGHVVDRADDGPTALTRAAAHRPDLVVLDLMLPGMDGLEVCRRLRGRGPVPVIMLTARGDEDDRILGLEVGADDYVTKPFSPRELVLRVESVLRRARPAAVSRPLGAAGLTLDPAARNAAKNGTELALTLREFDLLAFFLRHPGRAYSREELMREVWGWDFGDLSTVTVHVRRLRGKVEDDPARPRLIQTVWGVGYRFDPTATGGEED; this comes from the coding sequence ATGCAGCAGCAGCCGTACGAACGCCCCGGGATCCCCGCAGCCCGGCAGGGCGCGCGGGTCCTGGTCGTGGACGACGATCCGACGGTCGCGGAGGTCGTCGCCGGGTACCTGGACCGCGCCGGCCACGTGGTCGACCGGGCCGACGACGGCCCCACCGCCCTCACCCGTGCCGCCGCGCACCGGCCCGACCTCGTGGTCCTCGACCTGATGCTGCCCGGCATGGACGGCCTGGAGGTCTGCCGGCGGCTGCGCGGGCGCGGGCCCGTGCCGGTCATCATGCTCACCGCCCGCGGTGACGAGGACGACCGCATCCTGGGCCTGGAGGTCGGCGCCGACGACTACGTCACCAAGCCGTTCAGCCCGCGGGAGCTGGTGCTGCGGGTGGAGTCAGTCCTGCGCCGCGCCCGGCCGGCGGCCGTCTCCCGTCCCCTGGGCGCGGCGGGGCTCACCCTCGACCCGGCCGCCCGGAACGCCGCCAAGAACGGCACCGAACTCGCCCTCACCCTGCGCGAGTTCGACCTCCTCGCCTTCTTCCTGCGGCACCCGGGACGGGCGTACAGCCGTGAGGAGCTGATGCGCGAGGTGTGGGGCTGGGACTTCGGCGACCTGTCGACGGTCACGGTGCATGTACGGCGCCTGCGCGGCAAGGTCGAGGACGACCCGGCCCGGCCCCGCCTGATCCAGACGGTGTGGGGCGTCGGCTACCGCTTCGACCCCACGGCCACGGGTGGGGAGGAGGACTGA
- a CDS encoding FAD binding domain-containing protein, which translates to MHLRLPVSVSEALECLADGATPIGGATLVWAVWQRDGFPDCAMSLRELPEANVVGREALGAAVVLNQVDDRVPDVLRLAAGAVGTGAVRRTATVGGNLVGSTLRCLLPAALVLDARATVLETDGVREADLAEVVAKRPVLLSLQWREPLASTYRKMPGDAGGPPPLAVALASHADGGGGTRLRVAVRDGYDVLSGSAASATDDHADALRELRGTVFDDLPTDAWEVVGRQAESLRADGPAAR; encoded by the coding sequence GTGCACCTGCGCCTGCCCGTGTCCGTGTCCGAAGCGCTGGAGTGTCTGGCCGACGGCGCCACGCCGATCGGAGGGGCCACGCTCGTGTGGGCCGTCTGGCAACGGGACGGGTTTCCGGATTGCGCCATGTCCTTGCGGGAGTTGCCGGAGGCCAACGTCGTCGGGCGCGAGGCGCTCGGGGCCGCGGTGGTGCTGAACCAGGTCGACGACCGGGTGCCGGACGTGCTGCGGCTGGCCGCCGGCGCGGTGGGCACCGGGGCCGTGCGCCGGACGGCGACCGTCGGCGGCAACCTCGTGGGCAGCACGCTGCGTTGTCTGCTGCCCGCGGCCCTCGTCCTGGACGCGCGGGCGACGGTGCTGGAGACGGACGGTGTCCGCGAGGCCGACCTCGCCGAGGTGGTGGCGAAGCGGCCCGTCCTGCTGAGCCTCCAGTGGCGCGAGCCCCTCGCCAGCACGTACCGCAAGATGCCGGGCGACGCGGGCGGACCGCCCCCGCTCGCCGTGGCCCTCGCGTCGCACGCCGACGGCGGCGGGGGCACCCGCCTGCGCGTCGCCGTCCGGGACGGCTACGACGTGCTCAGCGGCAGCGCCGCCTCCGCCACCGACGACCACGCGGACGCCCTTCGCGAGCTGCGCGGAACGGTCTTCGACGACCTGCCGACCGACGCATGGGAGGTGGTGGGCCGACAGGCCGAGTCCCTGCGCGCCGACGGCCCCGCCGCCCGCTGA
- a CDS encoding glycosyltransferase family 4 protein: MKITFLIHHVYGIGGTIRTTLNLATALADRHDVTIVSMLRRRTQPRFTIDPRVRVVPLVDLREGSADTADPLLHQPAEVFPAAEKRYQQYSRLTDQRAEEYLRACDADVIIGTRPGINVYLARFAPPGALRIGQEHLTHDTHAKKLRAQLARSYRDLDALVTTTEADAAVYRAKMSLPGVRVLAIPNGVPDPGLPPSDTGTGAKVIAAAGRLVRGKRFDLLVDAFSDVAAKHPDWTLRIYGAGTEKDRLQQRIDELHLSGRAELMGAVSPIEAEFAKASIVASASDAESFGMTLVEAMRCGVPVVSTDCPLGPAEIIHNGVDGRLVPKGDRQALAGALLDLVADEPARRRMGQAARESSHRYDPARIVDAYEALFTDLTATRRARAWARRRAKWRERAERWQRRLRAWPRPAGAPASR, encoded by the coding sequence GTGAAGATCACCTTCCTGATCCACCACGTGTACGGGATCGGCGGCACGATCCGCACCACGCTCAACCTCGCCACCGCGCTCGCCGACCGGCACGACGTGACCATCGTCTCGATGCTGCGCCGGCGCACCCAGCCGCGGTTCACCATCGATCCGCGCGTGCGGGTCGTCCCCCTGGTCGACCTGCGTGAGGGCAGTGCCGACACGGCCGACCCGCTGCTGCACCAGCCGGCCGAGGTCTTCCCCGCCGCCGAGAAGCGCTACCAGCAGTACAGCCGCCTCACCGATCAGCGCGCCGAGGAGTACCTGCGGGCCTGCGACGCCGACGTGATCATCGGTACGCGCCCGGGCATCAACGTGTATCTCGCCCGGTTCGCCCCGCCCGGCGCCCTGCGCATCGGCCAGGAACACCTCACCCACGACACCCACGCGAAGAAGCTGCGCGCCCAACTCGCCCGGTCCTACCGCGACCTGGACGCCCTGGTGACCACCACGGAGGCGGACGCCGCCGTCTACCGGGCGAAGATGAGCCTGCCCGGCGTCAGGGTCCTGGCCATTCCCAACGGCGTGCCCGACCCCGGCCTGCCCCCGTCCGACACCGGTACCGGCGCCAAGGTGATCGCCGCCGCCGGACGACTCGTCCGCGGCAAGCGCTTCGACCTGCTCGTCGACGCGTTCTCCGACGTCGCCGCCAAGCACCCCGACTGGACGCTGCGGATCTACGGTGCGGGCACCGAGAAGGACCGGCTGCAACAGCGCATCGACGAACTCCACTTGAGCGGCCGGGCCGAACTGATGGGCGCGGTCTCCCCGATCGAGGCCGAGTTCGCCAAGGCGTCGATCGTCGCCTCCGCCTCCGACGCCGAGTCCTTCGGTATGACCTTGGTCGAGGCGATGCGCTGCGGCGTCCCGGTGGTCTCCACCGACTGCCCGCTCGGCCCCGCCGAGATCATCCACAACGGCGTCGACGGCCGCCTGGTCCCCAAGGGCGACCGGCAGGCACTGGCCGGCGCCCTGCTCGACCTGGTCGCCGACGAGCCCGCCCGCCGCCGCATGGGCCAGGCCGCCCGTGAGTCCTCCCACCGCTACGACCCCGCCCGCATCGTCGACGCCTACGAGGCCCTGTTCACCGACCTGACCGCCACACGCCGCGCCCGCGCATGGGCCCGCCGCAGAGCCAAGTGGCGCGAACGGGCGGAGCGTTGGCAGCGGCGGCTGCGTGCCTGGCCCCGGCCGGCCGGCGCCCCCGCCTCACGCTGA
- a CDS encoding molybdopterin-dependent oxidoreductase, whose amino-acid sequence MRDPRLPTSPGFWRSPLRGPWFTSVLGLVLLAGLTVLFVTGLISYAAYNPNLAPVNDKTPDKGLLGFYLFAWPTDPHWLYRLTQGVHVTLGIVLVPVLLAKLWSVVPRLFTLPPARSLAHALERVSLLLLVGGALFEFVTGVLNIQLDYVFPGSFYTLHFYGAWVFFAAFVVHAALKVPLAVRTVRGAREESDLVAPRPAPPTVSRRGALWTVGGASLLLFATSAGRGFDQPLRATALLTPHGGPEPGSGPNGFQINKTAAYAGIRAADTSEEAWRLVIEGRTGPVRLSRAQLLQLTLHSSALPIACVEGWSTSDQWWRGVRLRDLAALVGYERENPPDVFVESLQRHGGFRRAALRANQVADPRSLLALYVNGEELSLDHGHPARVIVPAAPGVLNTKWVARMTFGDLG is encoded by the coding sequence ATGCGCGACCCACGGCTTCCCACCTCACCCGGCTTCTGGCGCAGCCCCCTGCGCGGCCCCTGGTTCACCTCGGTGCTCGGCCTCGTCCTGCTCGCCGGGCTGACCGTGCTGTTCGTGACGGGCCTCATCTCGTACGCCGCCTACAACCCGAACCTGGCCCCGGTGAACGACAAGACGCCGGACAAGGGTCTCCTCGGCTTCTACCTCTTCGCGTGGCCGACCGACCCGCACTGGCTGTACCGGCTGACACAGGGCGTCCACGTCACGCTCGGGATCGTCCTCGTCCCGGTGCTGCTGGCCAAGCTGTGGTCGGTGGTGCCGAGGCTGTTCACGCTGCCGCCCGCTCGCTCGCTCGCCCACGCGCTGGAGCGGGTCTCGCTGCTGCTCCTGGTCGGCGGCGCACTGTTCGAGTTCGTGACCGGCGTGCTCAACATCCAGCTGGACTACGTCTTCCCGGGCTCCTTCTACACCCTGCACTTCTACGGCGCCTGGGTGTTCTTCGCCGCGTTCGTCGTCCACGCCGCGCTGAAGGTGCCGTTGGCCGTGCGCACCGTACGCGGGGCACGCGAGGAGAGCGACCTGGTCGCACCGAGGCCCGCACCGCCCACCGTCTCGCGGCGCGGGGCGCTGTGGACGGTCGGCGGCGCCTCGCTGCTGCTGTTCGCCACCAGCGCCGGGCGCGGCTTCGACCAGCCGCTGCGCGCGACCGCCCTGCTCACCCCGCACGGCGGCCCCGAACCGGGCAGCGGACCGAACGGCTTCCAGATCAACAAGACGGCCGCGTACGCCGGGATCCGTGCGGCCGACACCAGCGAGGAGGCCTGGCGGCTCGTGATCGAGGGCCGCACGGGGCCCGTCCGCCTGAGCCGCGCCCAGCTGCTCCAACTCACCCTTCACAGCTCGGCGTTGCCCATCGCCTGCGTAGAAGGATGGTCCACGTCGGACCAGTGGTGGCGTGGGGTGCGGCTGCGCGACCTCGCGGCGCTCGTCGGATACGAGCGCGAGAACCCGCCCGACGTGTTCGTGGAGTCACTCCAGCGCCACGGCGGCTTCCGCCGCGCCGCCCTGCGCGCCAACCAAGTCGCCGATCCGCGCTCCCTGTTGGCCCTGTACGTCAACGGGGAGGAACTCTCCCTCGACCACGGCCACCCGGCACGGGTCATCGTCCCCGCCGCACCCGGCGTGCTGAACACCAAGTGGGTGGCCCGGATGACGTTCGGAGACCTGGGATGA